In the Drosophila takahashii strain IR98-3 E-12201 chromosome 3R, DtakHiC1v2, whole genome shotgun sequence genome, one interval contains:
- the 7B2 gene encoding neuroendocrine protein 7B2 has protein sequence MFSCSQTVHLLVGVLLVLSSGYQVDSYGSKDILADALLTDLLNRMDNDMQVGYYDVENEAAAGPKDNVDLVSRSEYSRLCDGGSDCILPSGAGSSPSLRDHEFMQHSSLWGHQFISGGMGEGPNRYPTIVKNDAGLPAYCNPPNPCPEGYDMATQGGSCIVDFENTAIFSREFQAAQDCTCDNEHMFDCSDQDSADTGSEKSDLNSAVEQYILQMGQENSLNNVNSLVKKAGYPAMPDPRMDAAVMNPFLQGDRLPIAAKKGNLLFH, from the exons ATGTTTTCCTGCTCGCAGA CTGTGCACTTGCTGGTTGGGGTCCTCCTTGTCCTTTCAAGTGGCTACCAGGTGGATTCCTATGGCTCTAAGGATATTTTAGCCGATGCCCTGCTGACGGATCTGCTCAATCGCATGGACAACGACATGCAGGTGGGCTATTACGACGTGGAGAACGAGGCAGCTGCTGGCCCCAAGGATAACGTTGACCTGGTATCCCGATCCGAGTACTCCAGGTTGTGTGACGGGGGAAGCGACTGTATCCTGCCATCGGGAGCAGGTTCCAGTCCCTCCTTGAGGGACCACGAGTTCATGCAGCACAGCTCGTTGTGGGGTCACCAGTTCATCTCTGGCGGAATGGGAGAGGGTCCCAATAGGTACCCCACCATTGTGAAGAACGATGCTGGTCTGCCTGCCTACTGCAACCCCCCCAATCCTTGTCCTGAGGGCTATGATATGGCGACCCAAGGTGGCAGCTGCATTGTGGACTTCGAGAACACGGCCATCTTCAGTCGGGAATTCCAGGCCGCCCAGGACTGCACCTGCGACAATGAGCACATGTTCGACTGCTCGGATCAGGATAGTGCGGATACCGGATCGGAGAAGAGTGACCTCAACTCCGCTGTGGAGCAGTACATCCTGCAGATGGGACAGGAGAACAGCCTGAACAATGTCAACAGCCTGGTGAAGAAGGCAGGATACCCGGCAATGCCCGATCCCCGTATGGATGCAGCCGTCATGAATCCGTTCCTGCAGGGCGACCGCCTTCCCATCGCCGCCAAGAAGGGCAACCTGCTTTTCCACTAA
- the LOC108066066 gene encoding transcription factor Ouib, whose translation MNVAQVCRICANKIKDQKRERNIFKYLRGKLLVQLKLITGVELTRNQGLPEFVCERCFSELDLATKFRERCIFSQKYLLDIKKKSQDPSIVHVYQDPEPLDEQLIDQDQLEAHEDEEFPVFHEIEEYGDQEGEDAAEFLTDEDPEASVMAAAEAAHQADIQEQQLERAAKRRRNFFICDDCGQLFNDEYLYNEHLDGHQDRREMKQFFPCPECPETFNKKTLLKQHRAQFHAGQRQFLCSICNEVFSSLGAKLRHEKAHENERPYPCLECGRIFSSVADLQDHCLTHEETNRKFRCEPCSKDFITRKDLLAHTKTQQHKRLARHMQDEIELCFDS comes from the exons atgaACGTCGCTCAGGTATGCCGAATATGCGCTAACAAAATCAAGGACCAGAAGCGCGAGCGCAACATATTCAAGTACTTGCGCGGAAAGTTGCTGGTGCAACTGAAGCTGATTACTGGAGTGGAG CTGACAAGGAACCAGGGACTGCCGGAGTTTGTCTGCGAGCGCTGCTTTTCCGAGCTGGACTTGGCAACCAAGTTCCGCGAGCGATGCATTTTCTCGCAGAAGTATCTGCTGGACATAAAGAAGAAGTCCCAGGATCCGAGCATTGTTCACGTATACCAAGATCCCGAACCGCTGGACGAGCAGTTGATCGATCAGGATCAGTTGGAAGCGCACGAAGACGAAGAGTTCCCGGTCTTTCACGAAATAGAAGAGTATGGAGATCAGGAAGGAGAAGACGCAGCCGAATTTCTGACGGACGAGGATCCCGAGGCTTCGGTGATGGCGGCCGCCGAGGCGGCACACCAGGCGGACatccaggagcagcagctggaACGGGCTGCCAAACGGCGCAGAAACTTTTTCATCTGCGACGACTGTGGGCAGCTGTTCAACGACGAGTACCTCTACAACGAGCACCTGGACGGGCACCAGGACCGCCGCGAGATGAAGCAGTTCTTTCCCTGTCCGGAGTGCCCGGAGACCTTCAACAAGAAGACCCTTCTGAAGCAGCACCGTGCCCAGTTTCATGCTGGCCAGCGTCAGTTCCTATGTTCCATCTGTAATGAGGTGTTCTCTTCTCTGGGAGCCAAGTTGCGACATGAAAA GGCCCATGAGAACGAACGACCTTATCCATGCTTGGAGTGCGGACGGATTTTCAGCAGCGTCGCCGATTTACAGGACCACTGCTTGACTCACGAAGAGACCAATCGGAAGTTCAG GTGTGAGCCCTGTAGTAAGGATTTCATAACTCGCAAGGATCTGTTGGCACATACGAAAACCCAACAGCACAAGCGGCTCGCTAGACATATGCAGGATGAAATTGAACTTTGCTTTGACAGTTAA
- the hd gene encoding protein downstream neighbor of son homolog, whose translation MSSEASLASKWTRPDDFIKLQRLKQKKNKLAARVSNNNNKRPGLQVDETDKSKLLEAKLAQKRKNPFAKSTDDAKKLRIDPEVPQPEPVVTASSCFVRETPTRPPPAKFVLQKYDPQAFAKLFQQPQTNAEDEDDAELAARQKHTAHLPVDWSLKTRARFFCPSELPAIQLKTSQLASGLTSFVRCMDPQRTESTLDISDATRFNQCTYYWQHPHLPWLTLFPRTAKENVGIVVGDRERKALAEEWDYSFRGLFQLLRARQCPYFYLCANTFTVLFRAAGVGGRAESHALVTPSTRGMRQALRQEGIEFSMPLKSEASGSAHDNSFPEESMGPETGEQEAPPAAQEDEDDDEDWLESLGVDERELRRIQSSHARKQQAAEMREDFSDNSLLLIDGVECQGFFSYLLNAKSAISTVGRLAGVPPTLLSPVAFPKATMQHLVPRSKKVRLDGVDYFSVDIKGLILPTFLPSVAELLCETRQMFSSTLASSINTLAFSKATQKLLESPETPQSDVEGEDAAGQVFGEQNLSECGLLPGVVGSICRTGQHAVGLLERICYQRGEGYAWS comes from the exons atgtcCAGCGAAGCGAGTCTGGCTTCCAAATGGACGCGACCAGATGAT TTTATAAAGCTGCAGCGGCTCAAGCAAAAGAAGAACAAATTGGCCGCACGTGtgagcaacaataacaacaagcgACCGGGACTCCAGGTGGATGAGACTGATAAAAGCAAACTGCTGGAGGCCAAGCTCGCCCAAAAGCGAAAGAATCCGTTTGCCAA ATCCACAGACGATGCGAAGAAGCTGCGAATCGATCCGGAGGTTCCGCAGCCGGAACCGGTGGTCACCGCCTCCTCCTGCTTTGTGCGGGAAACGCCCACTCGTCCGCCGCCCGCCAAGTTCGTCCTCCAGAAATACGACCCTCAGGCCTTTGCCAAGCTCTTCCAGCAGCCGCAAACGAACgccgaggacgaggacgacgcAGAGTTGGCCGCCCGACAGAAGCACACAGCCCATCTGCCAGTGGACTGGTCCCTGAAGACGCGCGCCCGCTTCTTCTGTCCCTCGGAGCTGCCGGCCATCCAGCTGAAGACCTCGCAGCTGGCCAGCGGCCTCACCAGCTTCGTGCGCTGCATGGATCCACAGCGGACGGAGAGCACGCTGGACATCTCGGACGCCACGCGCTTCAACCAGTGCACCTACTACTGGCAGCATCCCCACCTGCCCTGGCTGACCCTCTTCCCGCGCACGGCCAAGGAGAACGTGGGCATCGTGGTGGGCGATCGCGAGCGCAAGGCGCTGGCCGAGGAGTGGGACTACAGCTTCCGGGGATTGTTCCAGCTGCTGCGCGCCCGCCAGTGCCCGTACTTCTACCTGTGTGCCAACACCTTTACAGTGCTCTTCCGGGCCGCCGGCGTGGGCGGTCGGGCGGAGAGCCACGCCCTGGTCACGCCGTCGACGCGGGGAATGCGCCAGGCCCTCAGGCAGGAGGGGATTGAGTTCAGCATGCCGCTGAAGAGTGAGGCCAGCGGAAGTGCACACGACAACAGCTTCCCCGAGGAAAGCATGGGTCCGGAAACAGGAGAACAGGAGGCGCCTCCAGCGGCTCAGGAAGACGAGGATGACGACGAGGACTGGCTGGAGAGCTTGGGCGTGGATGAGCGCGAGCTGCGACGCATCCAATCGTCGCATGCCAGGAAACAGCAGGCTGCCGAGATGCGGGAGGATTTCAGCGATAATTCACTGCTCCTCATCGATGGCGTGGAGTGCCAGGGATTCTTTAGTTATCTCCTGAATGCCAAGAGCGCCATCAGCACAGTGGGCCGTCTAGCGGGAGTGCCACCTACTCTTCTGTCGCCGGTGGCCTTTCCCAAGGCCACCATGCAGCACCTGGTTCCGCGGTCCAAGAAAGTGCGCCTGGACGGCGTCGACTACTTCAGCGTGGACATAAAGGGCCTGATCCTGCCCACATTCCTGCCCAGCGTGGCCGAGCTGCTCTGCGAGACGCGCCAGATGTTCAGCTCCACGCTGGCCAGCAGCATAAACACGCTGGCCTTCAGCAAGGCCACCCAAAAGCTGCTCGAGAGTCCCGAAACGCCTCAGTCGGATGTCGAAGGAGAAGATGCCGCCGGGCAGGTCTTTGGCGAGCAGAATCTTTCCGAGTGCGGCCTGCTGCCTGGAGTGGTGGGTTCCATCTGCCGCACTGGCCAACATGCAGTTGGCCTGCTGGAGCGCATTTGCTATCAAAGGGGCGAGGGATATGCCTGGAGTTAG
- the Polr2F gene encoding DNA-directed RNA polymerases I, II, and III subunit RPABC2, whose product MDDADYDNDDVGGDDFDDVDEDVDEDINQEEEADNIEIIASAGAGGGGVPKSKRITTKYMTKYERARVLGTRALQIAMCAPIMVELDGETDPLQIAMKELKQKKIPIIIRRYLPDHSYEDWSIDELIMVDN is encoded by the exons ATGGATGACGCGGACTACGACAACGACGA CGTTGGCGGCGACGACTTCGATGATGTGGACGAGGACGTGGACGAGGACATCaaccaggaggaggaggcggacaACATCGAGATCATAGCCTCCGCCGGAGCGGGCGGCGGCGGTGTCCCCAAGTCCAAGCGAATCACCACCAAGTACATGACCAAGTACGAGCGCGCCAGAGTTCTGGGCACCCGGGCCCTCCAGATCGCCATGTGCGCACCCATCATGGTGGAACTGGACGGGGAAACGGATCCCCTGCAGATCGCCATGAAGGAGCTCAAGCAGAAGAAGATCCCCATCATCATCCGCCGATACCTGCCGGATCACTCCTACGAGGACTGGAGCATCGACGAACTGATCATGGTGGACAACTAG
- the LOC108066071 gene encoding cyclin-K, giving the protein MGNTPSASQVGRGPSQESDEERVFHGSHRNPERNRSRHCFVIRSQRPKNRVGLLDADTRCCCPPPPLASCCCPAPTPTPPPAIPASKPRQKCCCATLPEPARQRNKPQRCFNNCPGNGNAQQGARRIRACHPDAYPMPELLRTKPMCLHPLGARCNCEDRRVETRRTAAVAPEEPVPFEPEPQAEIPYSDSVRSFQPAARAINEVSQDPHDPYYPYPQRNNTRLQEVDALGTFDLNRFDRDATQRGPGRRRNVSIRTCVDYDYEPEYPPRERARPPPKGPPGYPPPRSRPPPGYAVPSQAYAPRTRPPPPSAQRKYQPRALSDSYENGEIEYVKCPYR; this is encoded by the exons ATGG GGAACACTCCGAGCGCCAGCCAAGTGGGTCGAGGGCCATCGCAAGAGAGCGACGAGGAGAGGGTCTTCCATGGTAGCCACAGGAATCCAGAGCGGAATCGCAGTCGTCACTGCTTCGTGATTCGCTCGCAAAGGCCTAAGAATAGGGTGGGCCTCTTGGATGCGGATACCCGGTGCTGTTGTCCTCCGCCTCCTTTGGCAAGCTGCTGTTGCCCCGCTCCCACTCCCACCCCTCCTCCTGCTATTCCAGCCTCCAAGCCACGACAGAAATGCTGCTGTGCCACGCTCCCGGAACCTGCGAGGCAAAGAAACAAGCCCCAGAGATGCTTTAACAACTGccccggaaacggaaatgccCAACAGGGGGCGCGGCGGATAAGGGCTTGTCATCCGGATGCATATCCCATGCCTGAGCTTCTGAGGACGAAGCCGATGTGCCTTCATCCCTTGGGCGCAAGATGCAACTGCGAGGATCGCAGAGTGGAGACTCGCAGGACAGCAGCTGTTGCACCCGAAGAGCCAGTTCCTTTCGAACCGGAGCCACAAGCCGAGATTCCCTACAGCGACTCCGTGAGGTCCTTCCAGCCAGCTGCCCGTGCGATAAACGAAGTCAGCCAAGACCCGCATGATCCGTACTATCCGTATCCCCAAAGAAATAACACGCGACTGCAGGAAGTGGATGCATTGGGCACCTTTGACTTGAATCGATTTGATAGGGATGCCACCCAACGAGGTCCGGGTAGAAGAAGAAACGTTTCCATTCGCACCTGTGTGGACTACGACTACGAGCCGGAATATCCACCTCGCGAAAGGGCCCGTCCACCTCCCAAGGGTCCTCCTGGATATCCACCTCCACGATCGCGTCCTCCGCCAGGATATGCAGTCCCTTCTCAAGCATATGCACCCAGAACTCGGCCACCACCCCCATCTGCGCAACGAAAATATCAACCCAGAGCCCTTTCCGATTCCTACG AAAATGGGGAAATCGAGTATGTCAAGTGTCCGTATAGATGA